The Arachis hypogaea cultivar Tifrunner chromosome 14, arahy.Tifrunner.gnm2.J5K5, whole genome shotgun sequence genome has a segment encoding these proteins:
- the LOC140178539 gene encoding uncharacterized protein: MEAQAARNNVNPLSDLNDPYYLHPGESPGTPLVSIMLGFNNYHSWERAVLRALTSKNKKKFVDGTIVKPAPDDLLSKAWNRCNNYVVSWINLALSPEIAQSIMWHNVAFDLWQDLKRRYCQGDIFKIAELDDELSSIKQGDLTITAYFTRLKVIWEELENLRPIPQCVACDSNNCLCGLMKIRKYQDNAYVVRFLKGLNEAYSNVRSQVMMMEPVSKINQVLSMILQQKRQLHTLEPIDCKALISASNNFSYPNRGRGRDRAPGKSHGRDRRATK; encoded by the coding sequence ATGGAAGCACAGGCGGCAAGAAACAATGTCAATCCCCTCAGCGATCTGAATGATCCGTATTATTTGCATCCTGGTGAAAGTCCAGGAACACCATTAGTCTCCATCATGCTGGGTTTCAACAACTACCACAGCTGGGAAAGAGCAGTGTTGAGAGCATTGACatccaagaataaaaaaaaatttgttgatgGAACAATTGTGAAACCAGCTCCTGATGATCTTCTAAGCAAAGCATGGAATCGTTGCAACAATTATGTAGTTTCTTGGATCAATTTGGCATTGAGTCCAGAAATTGCACAAAGTATAATGTGGCACAATGTAGCTTTCGATTTATGGCAAGATCTCAAGCGCCGGTACTGTCAGGGAGATATTTTCAAGATTGCTGAGCTTGATGATGAACTCTCATCAATCAAGCAAGGAGACCTCACAATAACTGCATACTTCACAAGATTAAAGGTGATTTGGGAGGAGCTTGAAAACCTAAGGCCAATTCCTCAATGCGTAGCATGTGACTCAAACAATTGCTTGTGTGGACTGATGAAGATCAGAAAATATCAAGATAATGCATATGTAGTAAGGTTCTTGAAGGGATTAAATGAAGCATACTCAAACGTGCGATCACAAGTCATGATGATGGAACCAGTTTCGAAAATTAATCAAGTCCTTTCAATGATACTCCAACAAAAGAGACAACTGCATACACTTGAACCAATTGACTGTAAAGCACTGATCAGTGCTTCAAACAACTTCAGCTATCCAAATAGAGGAAGGGGAAGAGATAGAGCACCAGGAAAAAGTCATGGAAGGGACAGAAGAGCCACAAAATAG